The following coding sequences are from one Bradyrhizobium sp. 200 window:
- the frr gene encoding ribosome recycling factor, which produces MPTPGFDINELKRRMQGATHSLKHELGGLRTGRAAASMLEPVQVEAYGSHMPLNQLATVSVPEPRLLSVQVWDKSMVKAVEKAIVDSNLGLSPATEGQVLRLRIPELNEERRKELVKVAHKYAEAAKVAVRHVRRDGLDIVKKLEKNHEISEDDQERLANEVQKATDGMIAEIDQLLAAKEKEILTV; this is translated from the coding sequence ATGCCCACGCCCGGTTTTGACATCAACGAATTGAAGCGCCGCATGCAAGGCGCCACCCATTCGCTCAAGCACGAACTGGGCGGCCTGCGGACCGGCCGCGCGGCGGCGTCCATGCTGGAGCCGGTGCAGGTCGAGGCTTACGGCTCGCACATGCCGCTCAACCAGCTTGCAACCGTCAGCGTGCCCGAGCCGCGCCTGCTCTCCGTGCAGGTGTGGGACAAGTCCATGGTGAAGGCCGTCGAAAAGGCGATCGTCGATTCCAACCTCGGCCTCTCGCCTGCGACCGAAGGGCAGGTGCTGCGCCTGCGGATTCCCGAGCTCAACGAGGAACGCCGCAAGGAACTGGTGAAAGTCGCGCACAAATACGCCGAAGCCGCGAAGGTTGCGGTCCGCCATGTCCGTCGCGACGGACTGGATATCGTCAAGAAGCTTGAGAAGAATCACGAGATTTCCGAAGACGATCAGGAGCGGCTCGCCAACGAGGTGCAGAAGGCGACCGACGGAATGATTGCGGAAATCGATCAGTTGCTTGCGGCGAAGGAAAAGGAAATCCTCACCGTTTGA
- the tsf gene encoding translation elongation factor Ts — MATITAAMVKELRESTGAGMMDCKAALTETNGDMQAAQDWLRKKGLSKAAKKAGRVAAEGLIGALTQGNKGVVVEVNSETDFVARNEQFQGLVKMIAQVTLHNGADVEKIKAAKVGSVTVETAISDAIATIGENMSLRRAASLEVGQGVVSSYIHGAVIDGAGKMGVLVALESAGKTDELAHLGRQLAMHVAATNPQALDPSGLDPAIVTREKDVLADKYRQQGKPENVIEKIVESGLKTYYKEVCLLEQAFIHDEKGKSVAQAVKEAEGKIGAPVKIAGFVRYALGQGIEKQESDFAAEVAAASGKK; from the coding sequence ATGGCAACGATCACTGCGGCGATGGTCAAGGAACTGCGCGAGTCGACCGGCGCAGGCATGATGGACTGCAAGGCAGCCCTCACCGAAACCAACGGCGACATGCAGGCTGCCCAGGACTGGCTGCGCAAGAAGGGCCTCTCGAAGGCCGCCAAGAAGGCTGGCCGCGTGGCGGCGGAAGGCCTGATCGGCGCGCTGACCCAGGGCAACAAGGGCGTCGTGGTCGAGGTCAACTCCGAGACCGATTTCGTCGCGCGCAACGAGCAGTTCCAGGGCCTCGTCAAGATGATTGCCCAGGTCACGCTCCACAACGGCGCCGACGTCGAGAAGATCAAGGCGGCGAAGGTCGGCAGCGTCACGGTCGAGACCGCGATTTCGGACGCGATCGCGACCATCGGCGAGAACATGTCGCTGCGCCGTGCGGCTTCGCTGGAAGTCGGCCAAGGCGTGGTGTCGAGCTACATCCATGGCGCCGTGATCGATGGCGCCGGCAAGATGGGCGTGCTGGTCGCGCTGGAGTCCGCCGGCAAGACCGATGAGCTCGCCCATCTCGGCCGCCAGTTGGCCATGCATGTAGCCGCGACCAACCCGCAGGCGCTGGATCCGTCCGGCCTCGATCCGGCGATCGTGACGCGCGAAAAGGACGTGCTGGCCGACAAGTATCGCCAGCAGGGCAAGCCGGAGAACGTGATCGAGAAGATCGTCGAGTCCGGCCTGAAGACCTATTACAAGGAAGTCTGCCTGCTGGAGCAGGCGTTCATCCACGACGAAAAGGGCAAGTCGGTAGCCCAGGCGGTGAAGGAAGCCGAAGGCAAAATTGGCGCGCCTGTGAAGATTGCCGGATTTGTGCGTTATGCTCTCGGCCAGGGAATCGAAAAGCAGGAATCCGATTTCGCAGCCGAAGTCGCGGCGGCCAGCGGCAAGAAGTAA
- the pyrH gene encoding UMP kinase, which yields MAEPVYRRVVIKLSGEYLAGSHSFGIDQPTIDRIADDLIAAKKLGVEVAVVIGGGNIVRGVEVSSRGVSRPTGDTMGMLATMMNCLALEAAIERKGTPARTLSAFVMPEISELFTRGAAHKYLAEGRIVLLGGGTGNPFFTTDTTAVLRAAEIGAQAVLKATNVDGVYSADPKKDPSAKRFDRLTHSQAITGGYKVMDATAFALARETSLPIIVFSIAEPGSIGAILRGTGHGTVVAG from the coding sequence ATGGCTGAGCCGGTCTATCGTCGCGTCGTGATCAAGCTCTCGGGCGAATATCTCGCCGGCAGCCACTCCTTCGGTATCGACCAGCCCACCATCGACCGTATCGCCGACGACCTGATCGCGGCCAAGAAGCTCGGTGTCGAGGTGGCCGTTGTGATCGGCGGCGGCAACATCGTTCGCGGCGTGGAAGTCTCCTCGCGCGGCGTGTCGCGGCCGACCGGCGACACCATGGGCATGCTCGCCACCATGATGAACTGCCTGGCGCTGGAAGCCGCGATCGAGCGCAAGGGGACGCCGGCGCGGACCCTGTCGGCTTTCGTGATGCCCGAGATTTCCGAGCTGTTCACCCGCGGTGCAGCGCACAAATATCTCGCCGAGGGGCGAATCGTGCTGCTTGGCGGCGGAACCGGCAATCCGTTCTTCACCACCGACACCACGGCGGTGCTGCGGGCGGCCGAAATCGGTGCGCAGGCCGTGCTCAAGGCCACCAATGTCGACGGCGTCTACAGCGCAGACCCCAAAAAGGACCCGTCGGCCAAGCGTTTCGACCGGCTGACGCATTCGCAGGCGATTACCGGCGGCTACAAGGTGATGGATGCGACCGCATTCGCGCTTGCCCGCGAGACGTCACTGCCTATCATCGTATTCTCGATCGCCGAGCCGGGTTCGATCGGCGCGATCCTGCGCGGGACCGGCCATGGCACGGTGGTTGCCGGCTGA